AATTTTCACAGCATGGGAAGTGGCCCCCACAAACCCCGCGCCGTTTGGGCACCCGGCTGCGCGCGGCAATGGGACGTGGGTGACGCCCATCCCCAGGCGGGGTTGACTCGGCACAGGTCGTAGATTCAACCGGCACAACACCGCCATCCCGTTTCTGAACAGCAGGATCGAGGGGGGGCTGCCCGCTATCTTTGGACGAGGGTGAAGCGGGTATCCCTGTTGGACGCTTGCGAAGGCGTCACTCTGCCGCAACCTGAAACTGGGGGATAATTCCGCCGACCAGGGGTTCGTAGATCCGGTACTGCGTTTCCTCCCCCAGCAGCTCGTCCACCTGTTTTTGAAGCGCCACGCGTTGTTCGCTCTTAAACCAGCGGTTCCAGTCCTCGAGGCTGTTCCAAGTGCTGATCACCATGTATTCACCGGGGCAGTCCAGGCAGCGAAAGGTCCTGCCGGTAAGGTAACCCGGCTGGATCGTGGCCAGGGACCGGAGCTTGACGATCAGGGGCGCCAGTTGGGCCGCTTTTTGGGTCTCTTTGAATTTGCGCTGGATCATAACCGAAATCGCCATGATACCCTCCCTTTAAAAAGTGACCGATGATGCAGTTTGCGTGACCATCGCTTTCTGTCAGAAATACTGGTTGGTGTTCCTCCCCCCACGAGGAATTTGTAAGGCCCGGCCGGTCGGAACCGGGCGGACGGCTTTATCGGCCAAGGCCGCGCCAGCGGTGAGCGTGAGCTTTGATGGACCGGTAAAAAGTGAAAAACCAGACGGTTTCGAAAAAAGTTCAATTTACGGCGCGCAAATTTCGAGGAGTGAGGCGTATTTGATTACGCCGCAGCGACTTCGAGATGCAGCGCAACGCAGAAGTTGGGCTTTTTGCGGAACCGTCAGCTTTGGTCCGTGTTGCCTGCCTGGCCCCGAAGAATACACCGTGGATGGGATCGAGACGGCCGATGGCACTCCCAAGACAGGCGCAAGATCATCGCTATCCGTCGTTTACCTTTTTTCGCAACTTGCCGGAATATTTGAAGGTCACCACGCGTCTTGCCGGCAGGATCACGTCTTCGCCAGTCATCGGGTTGCGTCCTTTGCGCTGATTCTTCTCTTTGACGCAAAATTTGCCGAAGCCGGTAACCAGAACATCATCACCGGACTCCAGGGCCGCTTTGATGATCTCAAGCAGAGATTCAGTGATCTCAATGGATTTTCGCTTGGGAAATCCAAGTTCGGTCTGAAGCTGTTCGACGATGTCGTTTTTCGTCAGGGCCATAAGGGTGGGGGCTCCGTATGTTCAGATATGGGCAGAGGGGGTTGAGACGGTACAGTGATCGCATCAATTCCCTTTTATGTCAAGGAATTGGTATTGTTTGAAAATTTGCTTCGGAAAAGGATTCGTTGCAGCTTGCGGCATCGGTGTTCTCCCCTTTGAAACCACGGCCCAACGCAAGGGGGTTCAGCGCACCGGCGAGGACAGCAGGCGGTCCTTGAGGACCTTTTGGGTGTAAGCCTGGAGCAGGTCGTCTTTTTTCAAAATGCCGCGCACCAACCGGGGGTTGAACGGTTCGGTGACCGGGATGAAGGAGATCCGGTGCTTTTCAAAGATGTAGAGCGCCTTCTCCAGGTTGTCATCGGTGGTGAGGGTGAGGACCTCGGCGGTCATGAGATCGGCGGCGATCACCAGGCCTTCGAGCGCTTCGAGCCGCTCCATCGCTCCCTGGAGATCGCGCAGCGAAAGCACACCGACCATTTCGCCCTGCGGGTCGAGAACTACGAAGTGTGGATAGGGCGATTGCGTGATGCACGTTACGACTGCCATCAGGGGGGTGGTGTTTAACACCGATTCAAACTCGCGCTCCATGAAGTCACGAACCCGGAGGCCGCGCAGGATCCCGACATCGTGGCCGCGGACGATGTTGGCCCCGCGGCGGAGCAAGCTCATCTCATAAACTGAGTAGCCGAAGAGCATCCGCACAACGGTTGCGCT
The Desulfobacteraceae bacterium genome window above contains:
- a CDS encoding antibiotic biosynthesis monooxygenase, whose translation is MAISVMIQRKFKETQKAAQLAPLIVKLRSLATIQPGYLTGRTFRCLDCPGEYMVISTWNSLEDWNRWFKSEQRVALQKQVDELLGEETQYRIYEPLVGGIIPQFQVAAE
- a CDS encoding integration host factor subunit alpha; the encoded protein is MALTKNDIVEQLQTELGFPKRKSIEITESLLEIIKAALESGDDVLVTGFGKFCVKEKNQRKGRNPMTGEDVILPARRVVTFKYSGKLRKKVNDG